Genomic DNA from Hyperolius riggenbachi isolate aHypRig1 chromosome 10, aHypRig1.pri, whole genome shotgun sequence:
acgGAGATGAGAGTCgagcagcgagagagagaccgtcagtcagagcctggactggagacagagagtggggaGGGCGGAGTCGTGggcgtgaggagagagggagcacgGAGATGAGAGCCgagcagtgagagagagaccgtcagtcagagcctggactggagacagagagtggggaGGGAGCGCGGAGACGTGAGCCgagcagtgagagagagaccgtcagtcagagcctggactggagacagagagtggtgagggcggagccgtgggcgtgaggagagagggagcacgGAGATGAGAGCCgagcagtgagagagagaccgtcagtcagagcctggactggagacagagagtggtgagggcggagccgtgggcgtgaggagagagggagcacggagagtcgagcagcgagagagagaccgtcagtcagagcctggactggagacagagagtggtgagggtggagccgtgggcgtgaggagagagggagcgCGGAGACGTGAGCCgagcagcgagagagagaccgtcagtcagagcctggactggagacagagagtggtgagggcggagccgtgggcgtgaggagagagggagcacgGAAAGTCgagcagcgagagagagaccgtcagtcagagcctggactggagacagaTAGTGGGGAGGGCGGAGCCGTGggcgtgaggagagagggagcacggagagtcgagcagcgagagagagaccgtcagtcagagcctggactggagacagagagtggtgagggcggagccgtgggcgtgaggagagagagagcgcggAGACGTGAGCCGAGCAGTGAGGGAGAGAcgtcagtcagagcctggactggagacagagagtggggagggcggagccgtgggcgtgaggagagagggagcgCGGAGACGTGAGCCgagcagtgagagagagaccgtcagtcagagcctggactggagacagagagtggtgagggcggagccgtgggcgtgaggagagagggagcgCGGAGACGTGAGCCGAGCAGTGAGGGAGAGAcgtcagtcagagcctggactggagacagagagtggggagggcggagccgtgggcgtgaggagagagggagcgCGGAGACGTGAGCCGAGCAGTGAGAGAAagaccgtcagtcagagcctggactggagacagagagtggggagggcggagccgtgggcgtgaggagagagggagcgCGGAGACGTGAGCCgagcagtgagagagagaccgtcagtcagagcctggactggagacagagagtggggagggcggagccgtgggcgtgaggagagagggagcgCGGAGACGTGAGCCgagcagtgagagagagaccgtcagtcagagcctggactggagacagagagtggggagggcggagccgtgggcgtgaggagagagggagcgCGGAGACGTGAGCCgagcagtgagagagagaccgtcagtcagagcctggactggagacagagagtggggagggcggagccgtgggcgtgaggagagagggagcgCGGAGAGTCgagcagcgagagagagaccgtcagtcagagcctggactggagacagagagtggtgagggcggagccgtgggcgtgaggagagagggagcgCGGAGACGTGAGCCGAGCAGTGAGGGAGAGAcgtcagtcagagcctggactggagacagagagtggggagggcggagccgtgggcgtgaggagagagggagcgCGGAGACGTGAGCCgagcagtgagagagagaccgtcagtcagagcctggactggagacagagagtggggagggcggagccgtgggcgtgaggagagagggagcgCGGAGACGTGAGCCgagcagtgagagagagaccgtcagtcagagcctggactggagacagagagtggggagggcggagccgtgggcgtgaggagagagggagcgCGGAGACGTGAGCCgagcagtgagagagagaccgtcagtcagagcctggactggagacagagagtggggagggcggagccgtgggcgtgaggagagagggagcgCGGAGACGTGAGCCgagcagcgagagagagaccgtcagtcagagcctggactggagacagagagtgATGAGGGCGGAGCCGTGGGCGTGAGGAGAGCGGGAGCGCGGAGACATGAGCCgagcagcgagagagagaccatcattcagagcctggactggagacagaTAGTGGGGAGGGCGGAGCCGTGggcgtgaggagagagggagccCGGAGAGTCgagcagcgagagagagaccgtcagtcagagcctggactggagacagagagtggtgagggcggagccgtgggcgtgaggagagagggagcgCGGAGACGTGAGCCGAGCAGTGAGGGAGAGAcgtcagtcagagcctggactggagacagagagtggggagggcggagccgtgggcgtgaggagagagggagcgCGGAGACGTGAGCCgagcagtgagagagagaccgtcagtcagagcctggactggagacagagagtggggagggcggagccgtgggcgtgaggagagagggagcgCGGAGACGTGAGCCgagcagtgagagagagaccgtcagtcagagcctggactggagacagagagtggggagggcggagccgtgggcgtgaggagagagggagcgCGGAGACGTGAGCCgagcagcgagagagagaccgtcagtcagagcctggactggagacagagagtgATGAGGGCGGAGCCGTGGGCGTGAGGAGAGCGGGAGCGCGGAGACGTGAGCCgagcagcgagagagagaccatcagtcagagcctggactggagacagaTAGTGGGGAGGGCGGAGCCGTGggcgtgaggagagagggagccCGGAGAGTCgagcagcgagagagagaccgtcagtcagagcctggactggagacagagagtggtgagggcggagccgtgggcgtgaggagagagggagcacgGAAAGTCgagcagcgagagagagaccgtcagtcacagcctggactggagacagagagtggtgagggcggagccgtgggcgtgaggagagagggagcacgGAGATGAGAGCCgagcagtgagagagagaccgTCAGTCAGCAGAGCCTGGATtggagacagagagtggtgagggcggagccgtgggcgtgaggagagagggagTGCGGAGACGTGAGCCGAGCAGTGAAAGAgagaccgtcagtcagagcctggactggagacagagagtggggagggcggagccgtgggcgtgaggagagagggagcacgGAGATGAGAGCCgagcagcgagagagagaccatcagtcagagcctggactggagacagaTAGTGGGGAGGGCGGAGCCGTGggcgtgaggagagagggagccCGGAGAGTCgagcagcgagagagagaccgtcagtcagagcctggactggagacagagagtggtgagggcggagccgtgggcgtgaggagagagggagcgCGGAGACGTGAGCCGAGCAGTGAGGGAGAGAcgtcagtcagagcctggactggagacagagagtggggagggcggagccgtgggcgtgaggagagagggagcgCGGAGACGTGAGCCgagcagtgagagagagaccgtcagtcagagcctggactggagacagagagtggggagggcggagccgtgggcgtgaggagagagggagcgCGGAGACGTGAGCCgagcagtgagagagagaccgtcagtcagagcctggactggagacagagagtggggagggcggagccgtgggcgtgaggagagagggagcgCGGAGACGTGAGCCgagcagcgagagagagaccgtcagtcagagcctggactggagacagagagtgATGAGGGCGGAGCCGTGGGCGTGAGGAGAGCGGGAGCGCGGAGACGTGAGCCgagcagcgagagagagaccatcagtcagagcctggactggagacagaTAGTGGGGAGGGCGGAGCCGTGggcgtgaggagagagggagccCGGAGAGTCgagcagcgagagagagaccgtcagtcagagcctggactggagacagagagtggtgagggcggagccgtgggcgtgaggagagagggagcacgGAAAGTCgagcagcgagagagagaccgtcagtcacagcctggactggagacagagagtggtgagggcggagccgtgggcgtgaggagagagggagcacgGAGATGAGAGCCgagcagtgagagagagaccgTCAGTCAGCAGAGCCTGGATtggagacagagagtggtgagggcggagccgtgggcgtgaggagagagggagTGCGGAGACGTGAGCCGAGCAGTGAAAGAgagaccgtcagtcagagcctggactggagacagagagggggagggcggagccgtgggcgtgaggagagagggagcacgGAGATGAGAGCCgagcagcgagagagagaccgtcagtcagagcctggactggagacagagagtggggagggcggagccgtgggcgtgaggagagagggagcacgGAGATGAGAGCTgagcagcgagagagagaccgtcagtcagagcctggaATGGAGACAGATAGTGGGGAGGGCGGAGCCGTGggcgtgaggagagagggagcgCGGAGACGTGAGCCgagcagtgagagagagaccgtcagtcagagcctggactggagacagagagtggggagggcggagccgtgggcgtgaggagagagggagcgCGGAGACGTGAGCCgagcagcgagagagagaccgtcagtcagagcctggactggagacagaaagtggtgagggcggagccgtgggcgtgaggagagagggagcgCGGAGACGTGAGCCgagcagcgagagagagaccgtcagtcagagcctggactggagacagaTAGTGGGAAGGGCGGAGCCGTGggcgtgaggagagagggagcacggagagtcgagcagagagagagagaccgtcagtcagagcgtggactggagacagagagtggggagagcggagccgtgggcgtgaggagagagggagcgCGGAGACGTGAGCCgagcagcgagagagagaccgtcagtcagagcctggactggagacagaTAGTGGGGAGGGCGGAGCCGTGggcgtgaggagagagggagcacggagagtcgagcagcgagagagagaccgtcagtcagagcctggactggagacagagagtggggagggcggagccgtgggcgtgaggagagagggagcgCGGAGACGTGAGTCgagcagcgagagagagaccgtcagtcagagcctggactggagacagagagtggtgagggcggagccgtgggcgtgaggagagagggagcgCGGAGACGTGAGCCGAGCAGCGAGAGAGAGACTgtcagtcagagcctggactggagacagagagtggtgagggcggagccgtgggcgtgaggagagagggagcacggagagtcgagcagcgagagagagaccgtcagtcagagcctggactggagacagagagtgaggagggcggagccgtgggcgtgaggagagagggagcacgGAGAGTCGAGCAGCAAGAGAgagaccgtcagtcagagcctggactggagacagagTGGTGAGGGCGGAGCCGTGGGCGTTAGGAGAGGGGGAGCGCGGAGACGTGAGCCgagcagtgagagagagaccgtcagtcagagcctggactggagtCAGAGAGAGGAGAGCCAGTCCCATTGTGTGAGAGAGGGAGGCCCAGTTCAGCGTGTGCATCGGGCAGggccgggggagggagggttggagCCCCTTTTGCTGCATCATCATCATTGCCTGCCGGCGCTACGTGGGCCGGGGCCAGccaggctcacactctaatcctgtcagTGTAATGTCCATACTATATTTCTATAGCAGTAACATCTTatcaagcactttacagagtacttagtcaggttctcggaagagctcacaatctaatccgacaATACTCTTATATCGTACCATatcactatgtatttatatagcactggaataCACTCCAGCACTTTACCATGCCCCTCTTTTGTTGGCCACGCCCCTCTTTTTGGCCATGCCCCCCAGCTTCAAAatgatccagcacctgcatagcccccccccccaaaaaaaattcctggagccgccactgatcacgactattcaaagcatctatagaagtgattattaccagcacatgaccaataAAGAGACGCTAGCACAGGTAGAGCAGGGAATGCTGGTCCAGAAGGTATATCCGGTCACTAATATACAACTAGACAACATCTTTTACAAGGAAACCTCCCTAAaagaatggatttcactgaaagtGGTTTAACATTCCCCCAAAACAAAGATTCCTTTACTCAGGTCGCCAAACGTTATGAACCCTTTCACCTTTTCACATTTGTGTTTAGTAAAGCCTTTATTTTTCCTACAGATGAAACTACAGAAGAATCCTTCTCCGTTTGGCAGGCAGGCATGGATGAATCGGAGGAAGGAGAATCAGCATTATATGAGAAGAAGACTATGAAACATGTGGAGACCACACATCTGATGGCAGGACAGCAGCATCCCACAATCATGTCACATTCTGGATCTCCATACATCTTATGTAAAGACGTCAATTCCAGACATTGCGATGACTGCCTACCTACCAGTCCTGGCCAGCATACTGCTAATATTACTGGGGACTCAGCCCAGTCCTGGGACACCCACAATTCAGATGCCAGGGTTTCTGTAGGTCTCCGGGATGGTCATATGCCAGAGGGTGGTGTACGCCCAAGGGACGCTCATAGGTCGGACACTAGTCTTTCCATATGTCCACGGGGTGGTCATAGATCAGACAATGGTGTTTGTATATCTTCTGGAAACAAACTCTGTAGGTCCAATGATATTAAGGCGGAACGTGTGTCGTGTGATGGGGAGAATCTGGCAGATATTGACTGGTCTAACCCCACAGATGACACACAGTACTCATCGGACATGATTTTCCAGGGACAATATCCTTCTGCCTATGTCAACAGGTTGGTCTCGAGTGAAGAAGAGGCTCTTATGGACGATGACATCTACACAGCTGCAGACTACCTATCTGCTTGTATTAAGGAGGAACCCAACTCTGAGAAAGAAGACCACTTCACAGACGTCTACAGACTCCCAGATCACATGCCGAGAGAAAAGACCCGAGAATACGACAACCGGGAGGAATTTTATTTTAGCACTAAAGCCGTAAAAACGGAGAAAGTTCCGGTGAGGCCATTTTCACCTTACAGGTTCGGAAACGGTTTGTCGGAAACGTCATTTCTCTACACACAGCAGAGGAACACGGACACGTCTTATGTGTGTACatactgtgggaaatgctttgcctATTACACCCATCTCATGACTCACCAGAGGATTCACACCGGAGAGAGACCCTACGCCTGTTTTCACTGCGGCAAACGATTTGCACACAATTCTACGCTGGTCACACACCAGAGGATCCACACGGGAGAGAGACCCTACGTCTGCTTCCACTGCGGCaaatgtttcaccaaaaaatcCAACCTCACCACTCACAACCGCATCCACACCGGGGAACGCCCGTACTCctgcaccaaatgtggcaaatgcTTTGGCAGCAAAAGTCACTTCAACCGCCACGTGAAGATACACAAGAGGGACTCGGGCTGCTTCTAGGGCGTGTTGGGTAGCACTGTATGTATGTTACTTGTGTCTGACACATTGCCTTCTGGGAAGTAAATCACTCACTCATAAATGCCATTGCCGACACTTTATATTGGGGTGCTGGTGAGAAAGGAAATGAGGGACAGTCTaagtcaggcatgggcaaacgtggccctccagctgttacggaactacaagtcccacaatgcattgcaggagtctgacagccacagtcatcattaataaaggcaaatgcattgtgggacttgtagttccttaagggccgagtttgcccatgcctggtcttagTTCTCAAACTACAATGTCCTTGACTGgtgtgctaatcctctgcctctaatgccttCTGGGCAGCAAAACCAATATGTGGATCAGgtggtgcttgttccaggtgtgactctgctggctgcatgcttgttccaggtgtgactccgctggctgcatgcctgttccaggtgtgtctgcactggctgcatgcttgttccaggtgtgactgcgctggctgcatgcttgttccgggtgtgactctgctggctgcatgcttgttccaggtgtgactccgctggctgcatgcttgttccaggtgtgactctgctggctgcatgcttgttccaggtgtgactccgctggcagcatgcttgttccaggtgtgactccgctggctgcatgcttgttccaggtgtgactccgctggctgcatgcttgttccaggtgtgactctgctggctgcatgcttgttccaggtgtgactctgctggctgcatgcttgttccaggtgtgactccgctggctgcatgcttgttccaggtgtgactctgctggctgcatgcttgttccaggtgtgactctgctgggtgcatgcttgttccaggtgtgactccgctggctgcatgcttgttccaggtgtgactccgctggcagcatgcttgttccaggtgtgactccgctggctgcatgcttgttccaggtgtgactccgctggcagcatgctt
This window encodes:
- the LOC137535632 gene encoding oocyte zinc finger protein XlCOF7.2-like, with the translated sequence MDHDTIFNLTLEILYLLTGEDYIVVKKPGSDGSQPCLASPRIKNNKKILELTNQITELLTGEVPLRCEDVTVYFSMEEWEYLEGHKDLYKEVIIEDHQSPPFPDETTEESFSVWQAGMDESEEGESALYEKKTMKHVETTHLMAGQQHPTIMSHSGSPYILCKDVNSRHCDDCLPTSPGQHTANITGDSAQSWDTHNSDARVSVGLRDGHMPEGGVRPRDAHRSDTSLSICPRGGHRSDNGVCISSGNKLCRSNDIKAERVSCDGENLADIDWSNPTDDTQYSSDMIFQGQYPSAYVNRLVSSEEEALMDDDIYTAADYLSACIKEEPNSEKEDHFTDVYRLPDHMPREKTREYDNREEFYFSTKAVKTEKVPVRPFSPYRFGNGLSETSFLYTQQRNTDTSYVCTYCGKCFAYYTHLMTHQRIHTGERPYACFHCGKRFAHNSTLVTHQRIHTGERPYVCFHCGKCFTKKSNLTTHNRIHTGERPYSCTKCGKCFGSKSHFNRHVKIHKRDSGCF